In Micromonospora sp. WMMA1363, a genomic segment contains:
- a CDS encoding ISKra4 family transposase produces the protein MVDFLSGEHAAGMTHAELEERLHTDGMRLLCQLLQDSLDLRASREERLDEVTDADSHLRGWAERGRQRTLATRFGEVVVTRIAYRARARADLNPADAVLNLPVEKHSHGLRRLAAAEAARGSFTDAAAAIERATTVRIGKRQVEALAAAAAIDVDAFYTAHAPDWSADDDVLALSFDAKGVVMRPDGLRAGTAKAAVSQKLAGRRSKGEKRNRKRMCEVAAVFDVTGKPRTIADILPEDPEAAQTATPAPVTSGKWLHASVTDDAAAVIAAGFAEADRRDPDHARTWIALVDGNTHQIDRIHAEAKTRKITLPVVVDFIHVIEYLWKATWCFHPEGDPNAERWVRAQARQVLAGRAGIVAAAIRRKATYHGLDPGKRKPADVAAAYLLAKKPYLDYPTALANGWPIATGVIEGACRHLVKDRMDVTGARWGLDGAEAILKLRTLISNGDFDQYWTWHLAQEQQRIHNSRYLGGAIPQ, from the coding sequence ATGGTGGACTTCCTGTCCGGTGAGCATGCGGCGGGGATGACTCACGCCGAACTGGAGGAGCGGCTGCATACCGATGGCATGCGGTTGCTGTGTCAGTTGTTGCAGGACAGTCTGGATCTTCGTGCCAGTCGGGAGGAACGGCTCGACGAGGTGACCGACGCCGATAGCCATCTGCGGGGGTGGGCCGAGCGGGGGCGGCAGCGGACGCTGGCCACCCGGTTCGGTGAGGTGGTGGTGACGCGTATCGCCTACCGGGCGCGGGCGCGGGCCGATCTGAACCCGGCGGACGCGGTGTTGAACCTGCCCGTGGAGAAGCACTCGCATGGACTGCGCCGGTTGGCCGCGGCCGAGGCGGCCCGCGGCTCGTTCACCGACGCGGCGGCCGCGATTGAGCGGGCCACCACGGTGCGTATCGGGAAACGGCAGGTCGAGGCGTTGGCCGCCGCAGCGGCGATAGATGTGGATGCCTTCTACACCGCCCACGCCCCGGACTGGTCGGCCGATGATGATGTGCTGGCGTTGTCCTTCGACGCCAAAGGGGTGGTGATGCGCCCCGACGGGCTCCGCGCGGGCACCGCCAAGGCCGCGGTCAGCCAGAAACTGGCCGGCCGCCGGTCCAAGGGCGAGAAACGCAACCGCAAGCGGATGTGCGAGGTCGCCGCGGTCTTCGACGTGACCGGCAAGCCGCGCACCATCGCCGACATCCTGCCCGAGGACCCCGAAGCGGCCCAAACTGCTACCCCGGCGCCGGTCACCTCCGGCAAGTGGCTGCACGCCAGCGTGACCGACGACGCCGCGGCGGTGATCGCCGCCGGGTTCGCCGAGGCCGACCGCCGCGACCCCGACCACGCTCGGACCTGGATCGCCCTGGTCGACGGCAACACCCACCAGATCGACCGGATCCACGCCGAGGCCAAAACCCGCAAGATCACCTTGCCGGTTGTTGTGGACTTCATCCACGTCATCGAGTACCTCTGGAAGGCCACCTGGTGTTTCCACCCGGAGGGCGACCCGAACGCCGAACGGTGGGTCCGCGCCCAGGCCCGGCAGGTGTTGGCCGGACGGGCCGGCATAGTCGCCGCAGCCATCCGACGCAAGGCCACCTACCACGGCCTGGACCCCGGCAAACGCAAACCCGCCGATGTCGCCGCCGCCTACCTGCTGGCCAAAAAACCGTACCTGGACTACCCGACCGCGCTGGCCAACGGGTGGCCGATCGCCACCGGGGTGATCGAAGGCGCCTGCCGCCACCTGGTCAAAGATCGTATGGACGTCACCGGCGCTCGCTGGGGCCTCGACGGCGCCGAAGCAATCCTCAAACTCCGCACCCTGATCAGCAACGGCGACTTCGACCAGTACTGGACCTGGCACCTGGCCCAGGAACAACAACGCATCCACAACAGCCGCTACCTCGGCGGTGCCATCCCACAATAG
- a CDS encoding IS256 family transposase, which yields MLVDRARGDGLKLTGEGGLLQQLTKRVLESALDGEITDHVGYDKHDPAGRGSGNTRNGSRTKTVLTDVGPVEVRVPRDAAGTFEPQIVRKRQRRLTGVDDMVLSLSAKGLTHGEIAAHLAEVYGAEVSKQTISTITDKVMDGMAEWQNRPLDRVYPVVFIDAINVKIRDGQVANRPIYLAMAVTVDGHRDILGIWAGDGGEGAKYWLHVLTELKNRGVADVLMLVCDGLKGLPETVETVWPRTIVQTCVVHLLRNSFRYAARQDWDKIAKALRPVYTAATEDAATERFLEFAEAWGRKYPAIVKLWENAWAEFVPFLAFDVEIRKVICSTNAIESVNARIRRAVRARGHFPNEQAALKCVYMALMSLDPTGAGRRRWTMRWKAPLNAFQIAFEGRLTPANN from the coding sequence ATGCTGGTCGATCGGGCTCGTGGTGACGGGTTGAAGCTGACCGGCGAGGGTGGGCTGCTGCAGCAGCTGACGAAGCGGGTCCTCGAGTCGGCGTTGGATGGGGAGATCACCGACCACGTCGGCTACGACAAGCACGACCCGGCGGGTCGGGGTAGCGGGAACACCCGTAACGGCAGCCGGACCAAGACGGTGCTCACCGACGTCGGGCCGGTCGAGGTGCGGGTCCCACGCGACGCCGCCGGGACGTTCGAGCCGCAGATCGTGCGTAAGCGGCAGCGGCGTCTGACCGGCGTCGACGACATGGTCCTGTCGCTGTCGGCCAAGGGCCTGACCCACGGCGAGATCGCCGCGCACCTGGCTGAGGTCTACGGCGCTGAGGTGTCGAAGCAGACCATCTCCACGATCACCGACAAGGTCATGGACGGCATGGCCGAGTGGCAGAACCGGCCCCTGGACCGGGTCTACCCGGTCGTGTTCATCGACGCCATCAACGTCAAGATCAGGGACGGTCAGGTCGCGAACCGGCCGATCTACCTCGCGATGGCGGTCACCGTCGACGGCCACCGCGACATCCTCGGTATCTGGGCCGGTGACGGCGGCGAGGGCGCCAAGTACTGGCTGCACGTGCTCACCGAGTTGAAGAACCGCGGCGTGGCCGACGTGCTGATGCTGGTCTGTGACGGGCTCAAGGGACTGCCGGAGACGGTGGAGACGGTGTGGCCGCGCACGATCGTGCAGACGTGTGTGGTGCACCTGCTGCGCAACTCGTTCCGCTACGCCGCCCGGCAGGACTGGGACAAGATCGCCAAAGCGCTGCGGCCGGTCTACACCGCGGCGACCGAGGACGCCGCCACCGAGCGGTTCCTCGAGTTCGCCGAGGCGTGGGGCCGTAAGTATCCGGCGATCGTGAAGCTGTGGGAGAACGCGTGGGCGGAGTTCGTGCCGTTCCTCGCCTTCGACGTGGAGATCCGCAAGGTCATCTGCTCCACGAACGCGATCGAGTCCGTCAACGCCCGTATCCGCAGGGCCGTGCGAGCTCGTGGCCACTTCCCGAACGAGCAGGCCGCACTCAAGTGCGTCTACATGGCCTTGATGAGCCTCGACCCGACCGGAGCCGGCCGCCGACGCTGGACCATGCGCTGGAAAGCACCACTGAACGCCTTCCAGATCGCCTTCGAAGGCCGGCTCACCCCGGCCAACAACTGA